One Streptomyces sp. NBC_00554 DNA segment encodes these proteins:
- a CDS encoding spermidine synthase yields MPDVDRKRAWLLTVDGAPQSYVDLDAPTHLEFEYARRLGHVVDTVAEPGLALDVLHLGGGALTLPRYVTATRPGSRQDVVEADLGLLTLVAEHLPVPDGAGIALHGADARTWIEDAVPDSVDIVIADVFGGSRVPAHLTSVAYARAAERVLRADGVYLANLADAAPFAFLRSQLATFAAVFEELALIAEPGVLRGRRFGNAVLVASHRPLDTATLARRTASDAFPARVEHGPALREFIGKAQPVRDENAVPSPEPPDGAFSIG; encoded by the coding sequence ATGCCGGATGTCGACCGGAAGCGGGCGTGGCTGCTGACGGTGGACGGGGCGCCGCAGTCGTACGTCGATCTGGACGCGCCCACGCATCTGGAGTTCGAGTACGCGCGGCGGCTCGGGCATGTGGTGGACACGGTCGCGGAACCGGGGCTGGCGCTGGACGTGCTGCATCTCGGCGGAGGCGCGCTGACACTGCCCCGCTATGTGACCGCGACGCGGCCCGGGTCGAGGCAGGACGTGGTGGAGGCCGACCTCGGCCTGCTCACCCTCGTTGCCGAGCATCTGCCCGTGCCCGACGGCGCGGGAATCGCACTGCACGGTGCGGACGCCCGCACCTGGATCGAGGACGCCGTACCCGACTCCGTCGACATCGTGATCGCGGACGTTTTCGGCGGCTCGCGCGTCCCGGCGCATCTGACCTCCGTGGCGTACGCGCGGGCGGCCGAGCGGGTCCTTCGTGCCGACGGCGTCTACCTCGCGAACCTCGCCGACGCCGCGCCCTTCGCCTTCCTGCGCTCCCAACTCGCCACGTTCGCCGCGGTGTTCGAGGAGCTGGCCCTGATCGCCGAACCGGGCGTGCTGCGCGGCCGCCGCTTCGGCAACGCGGTGCTCGTGGCCTCCCACCGTCCCCTCGACACGGCGACCCTCGCCCGCCGCACCGCCTCCGACGCCTTTCCCGCGCGTGTCGAACACGGCCCCGCACTGCGGGAGTTCATCGGCAAGGCGCAGCCCGTACGGGACGAGAACGCGGTCCCCTCACCCGAGCCGCCCGACGGCGCCTTCAGCATCGGCTGA
- a CDS encoding PmoA family protein, producing MTTPSEGGLRIVHAHGESITISEVGTGVELLSYVYRPEAAWEAPKPYLHPLRTLANNVVTDYRPNDHRWHKGLQMTASHLSGQNLWGGNTYVHGNGYVELPERVGSMAHVAFDRVDSDDSRAVIVERLTWHPYDGELWADEERRIEVHDVDPESGSWALTWTTAVTNRRDEPLRFGSPTTAGREMAGYTGLFWRGPRAFRDGRIIGPDSEGPGLMGRQAPWLAFSGEYDGSDGHATMVFAHAPENDHSGEAGAHPAHWFVRNEPFAAVAPSLAFYDELELAPGDTLTRRYRVVVAEGVWEREEVAKYLEEHPW from the coding sequence ATGACCACGCCCTCGGAGGGTGGCCTGCGTATCGTCCACGCGCACGGCGAGAGCATCACCATCAGTGAAGTCGGCACCGGTGTCGAGCTGTTGAGCTACGTCTACCGTCCCGAGGCGGCGTGGGAGGCCCCGAAGCCGTATCTGCACCCGCTCAGGACGCTGGCGAACAACGTTGTCACCGACTACCGGCCCAACGACCACCGCTGGCACAAGGGCCTCCAGATGACGGCCTCGCACCTCTCCGGCCAGAACCTGTGGGGCGGCAACACATACGTTCACGGAAACGGCTATGTCGAACTCCCAGAGCGCGTCGGGTCGATGGCGCACGTCGCCTTCGACCGGGTGGACTCGGACGACAGTCGCGCGGTCATCGTGGAGCGGCTCACATGGCATCCGTACGACGGCGAACTGTGGGCCGACGAGGAGCGCCGGATCGAGGTGCACGACGTCGATCCGGAGTCGGGTTCCTGGGCGCTGACCTGGACCACCGCGGTCACCAACCGGCGCGACGAGCCGCTGCGCTTCGGCAGCCCGACCACCGCGGGACGTGAGATGGCGGGCTACACGGGCCTGTTCTGGCGCGGACCGCGGGCCTTCCGGGACGGGCGGATCATCGGGCCCGACTCCGAAGGGCCCGGACTGATGGGGCGGCAGGCGCCGTGGCTCGCGTTCTCGGGGGAGTACGACGGCTCCGACGGACACGCGACGATGGTCTTCGCGCACGCCCCCGAGAACGACCACTCCGGGGAGGCCGGCGCCCACCCGGCCCACTGGTTCGTACGCAACGAACCCTTCGCCGCCGTCGCCCCGTCGCTCGCCTTCTACGACGAACTGGAGCTGGCACCCGGCGACACGCTCACCCGCCGCTACCGGGTCGTCGTGGCCGAGGGGGTTTGGGAGCGCGAGGAAGTCGCGAAGTACCTGGAGGAGCACCCGTGGTGA
- a CDS encoding helix-turn-helix domain-containing protein yields MKDARPCSIAATLALVGEKYSLLVLREVSLGATRFDQLVRNIGAPRDVLTARLKRLVDAGVLKKVEYSDRPKRYEYLPTQAGLDLEPVLLTLMAWGDRHLQEDGFRPMVLEHTCGNELVPQVVCRECGKEVEHDDLMAHPQAPGWTVTGPAAA; encoded by the coding sequence ATGAAGGACGCCCGCCCCTGCTCGATCGCCGCCACGCTCGCCCTGGTCGGCGAGAAGTACTCCCTGCTGGTGCTGCGCGAGGTGTCGCTCGGCGCCACGCGCTTCGACCAGCTGGTCCGCAACATCGGTGCCCCGCGCGACGTACTGACCGCCCGGCTGAAACGGCTCGTCGACGCCGGCGTGCTGAAGAAGGTCGAATACAGCGATCGCCCCAAGCGCTACGAGTACCTGCCCACGCAGGCGGGGCTGGATCTGGAGCCCGTCCTGCTCACGCTCATGGCGTGGGGCGACCGGCATCTCCAGGAGGACGGCTTCCGGCCCATGGTCCTGGAGCACACGTGCGGCAATGAACTGGTCCCGCAGGTCGTCTGCCGGGAGTGCGGCAAGGAAGTCGAGCACGACGACCTGATGGCGCACCCGCAGGCCCCGGGCTGGACCGTGACGGGTCCTGCGGCGGCGTAG
- a CDS encoding cupin — MSGQEVPGTAAVQGFDGLPGAVAVSHLRVYDWPAADGVCGGTPHMHLTCSEAYVVTGGRGAVQTLTTSGYEVTPLVPGAVVWFTPGTIHRLVNEDDLRITVLMQNNGLPEAGDAVLTLPPRYLTDAETYAAATAIPADAPEEERERVARARRDLAVEGYRALRDADGPEPLAEFHRAAAALVRPRLAEWRERWQRGAEAAAAATGHQLDRLERGDASHLSDAVVRAEQPSAYGRFGMCGRLDVYDVHKGTH; from the coding sequence GTGAGCGGGCAGGAGGTACCGGGCACGGCGGCAGTCCAGGGCTTCGACGGGCTTCCGGGGGCCGTCGCCGTCTCGCACCTCCGCGTCTACGACTGGCCCGCGGCAGACGGCGTCTGTGGCGGAACTCCTCATATGCACCTGACCTGTTCGGAGGCGTACGTCGTCACCGGCGGGCGCGGCGCGGTACAGACGCTGACGACGTCCGGGTACGAGGTGACGCCGCTCGTGCCCGGTGCCGTCGTGTGGTTCACGCCCGGCACCATCCACCGGCTGGTCAACGAGGACGATCTGCGCATCACCGTCCTCATGCAGAACAACGGGCTGCCGGAGGCGGGGGACGCCGTCCTCACGCTGCCGCCGCGGTACCTGACCGACGCCGAGACGTACGCGGCCGCTACGGCCATCCCGGCCGACGCGCCCGAGGAGGAGCGGGAGCGGGTCGCCCGAGCCCGGCGCGACCTCGCCGTCGAGGGCTACCGGGCGCTGCGTGACGCGGACGGACCCGAGCCGCTCGCCGAGTTCCACCGGGCCGCGGCCGCGCTGGTTCGGCCCCGGCTCGCCGAGTGGCGCGAGCGGTGGCAGCGGGGTGCCGAAGCTGCCGCCGCGGCTACGGGGCACCAGCTCGACCGTCTGGAGCGGGGCGACGCGTCCCACCTCTCGGACGCTGTCGTACGGGCTGAACAGCCGTCCGCGTACGGCCGGTTCGGGATGTGCGGACGGCTCGATGTCTACGACGTCCATAAGGGGACGCACTAG
- a CDS encoding aquaporin produces MSASLGRRAAAEAVGTAALVAVVVGSGIQATELSQDVGVQLLANSLATVFGLGVLITLLGPVSGAHFNPVVTLAAWFVGRGSGDGLTARDVAVYVPAQIAGAISGAVLANAMFAEPLVKWSAHDRSAGHLWLGEIVATAGLILLIFGLARTDRVTFTPVAVASYIGAAYWFTSSTSFANPAVTIGRAFSDTFAGIAPASVTPFIAAQLVGAAVGLGLMVAVFGRPAPAETAVVVPHGEAELAAPSAR; encoded by the coding sequence GTGAGTGCCTCGCTGGGACGGCGTGCCGCGGCTGAGGCGGTGGGGACGGCCGCGCTGGTCGCGGTGGTGGTCGGCTCCGGCATCCAGGCGACCGAGCTGTCACAGGACGTCGGAGTGCAGCTGCTGGCCAACTCGCTCGCCACCGTCTTCGGTCTGGGCGTGCTGATCACGCTGCTCGGGCCGGTTTCCGGCGCCCATTTCAACCCGGTCGTCACGCTTGCCGCTTGGTTCGTCGGACGCGGAAGTGGCGACGGCCTCACCGCACGGGACGTGGCCGTGTACGTCCCTGCTCAGATCGCGGGGGCGATCAGCGGCGCGGTGCTGGCCAATGCGATGTTCGCCGAACCGTTGGTGAAGTGGTCCGCGCACGACCGCTCCGCCGGCCACCTGTGGCTGGGCGAGATCGTTGCGACCGCTGGGCTGATCCTGCTGATCTTCGGTCTGGCCCGGACCGATCGCGTCACCTTCACGCCGGTCGCGGTGGCCTCCTACATCGGCGCCGCGTATTGGTTCACCTCCTCCACGTCGTTCGCCAACCCGGCGGTGACGATCGGCCGGGCCTTCAGCGACACGTTCGCGGGGATCGCCCCGGCCTCCGTCACCCCGTTCATCGCTGCCCAACTGGTCGGTGCCGCGGTCGGCCTGGGCCTGATGGTGGCGGTGTTCGGCCGACCGGCTCCAGCCGAAACCGCCGTCGTCGTTCCTCACGGTGAGGCCGAACTCGCCGCCCCTTCCGCCCGTTGA
- a CDS encoding helix-turn-helix domain-containing protein, giving the protein MAALDLLGRRWTLRVIWELHRGGGPIGFRDLQRRCDDMSSSVLSTRLTELREAGITTSTAHSSWHLTPLGDDLVTAMGPLLDWSRSWAERQ; this is encoded by the coding sequence ATGGCGGCGTTGGACCTCCTCGGGCGGCGCTGGACTCTGCGCGTCATCTGGGAACTCCACCGGGGCGGGGGCCCGATCGGCTTCCGCGACCTCCAGCGCCGCTGCGACGACATGTCCTCCAGCGTCCTGTCCACCCGCCTCACGGAACTCCGCGAGGCGGGTATCACCACGTCAACCGCCCACTCCTCCTGGCATCTCACCCCGCTCGGCGACGACTTGGTGACCGCGATGGGCCCCCTCCTTGACTGGTCCCGCAGCTGGGCCGAGCGACAGTGA
- a CDS encoding DNA alkylation repair protein translates to MGVTASGTSGAPFEVPNSVLADTLLERLTATYTAAADPERAVSMRAYMKDIAPFLGLTTPERRALSRTVLLGTARPDEADCTALALRCWELPEREYHYFAVDYLRRHVKRLSSGFLPVARHLVATVSWWDTVDALASHTVGGLVAADPKLKADMDAWIEDEDLWVARTALLHQLRYKDATDTERLFGYCLRQSGHPDFFIRKAIGWCLREYAKTDPEAVRDFLARERGRFAPLSVREALKNIGP, encoded by the coding sequence ATGGGCGTCACAGCTTCGGGAACGTCAGGTGCGCCGTTCGAGGTGCCGAACAGCGTCCTTGCGGACACCTTGTTGGAGCGGCTCACCGCCACCTACACCGCAGCGGCCGATCCGGAACGCGCCGTGTCGATGCGCGCCTACATGAAGGACATCGCACCCTTCCTCGGCCTGACCACACCCGAGCGCCGCGCCCTGTCACGGACCGTCCTCCTGGGCACGGCGCGCCCCGACGAGGCCGACTGCACGGCGCTCGCACTGCGCTGCTGGGAGCTGCCGGAACGCGAGTACCACTACTTCGCCGTCGACTACCTGCGTCGTCATGTGAAGCGCCTTTCGTCCGGCTTCCTGCCGGTGGCACGGCACCTCGTCGCCACGGTCTCCTGGTGGGACACCGTCGACGCGCTCGCCTCCCACACAGTGGGGGGCCTGGTGGCGGCCGATCCGAAGCTGAAGGCCGACATGGACGCGTGGATCGAGGACGAGGACCTGTGGGTCGCGCGTACGGCCCTGCTCCACCAGCTCCGCTACAAGGACGCCACCGACACGGAACGCCTCTTCGGGTACTGCCTCCGCCAGTCCGGACACCCCGACTTCTTCATCCGCAAGGCGATCGGCTGGTGTCTGCGGGAGTACGCCAAGACGGACCCCGAGGCGGTACGGGACTTCCTCGCGAGGGAGCGTGGGAGGTTCGCGCCGCTGTCCGTGCGCGAGGCTCTGAAGAACATCGGCCCCTGA
- a CDS encoding undecaprenyl-diphosphate phosphatase, producing MSWFESLILGLVQGLTEFLPVSSSAHLRLTAAFAGWEDPGAAFTAITQLGTEAAVLIYFRKDVARIISAWSRSLVNKAMRSDHDAQMGWLVIVGSIPIGVLGVTLKDQIEGPFRDLRITATMLIVMGIVIGIADRLAARDEAGGKHRAAKERKTLQDLNTKDGLLYGLCQALALVPGVSRSGATISGGLFMGYTREAAARYSFLLAMPAVLASGLFELKDASEGGHVDWGPTAFATVIAFAVGYAVIAWFMKFISHKSFMPFVYYRIALGILIIVLVTTGALSPHAAESAG from the coding sequence ATGTCTTGGTTTGAATCCCTCATCCTCGGACTCGTCCAGGGGCTGACCGAGTTCCTTCCCGTGTCCTCCAGCGCGCATCTGCGTCTGACAGCGGCGTTCGCAGGCTGGGAGGACCCGGGCGCGGCCTTCACCGCGATCACCCAGCTCGGCACCGAGGCCGCGGTACTGATCTACTTCCGCAAGGACGTCGCGCGGATCATCTCGGCGTGGTCCCGCTCGCTCGTGAACAAGGCGATGCGAAGCGATCACGACGCGCAGATGGGCTGGCTGGTGATCGTCGGCTCGATCCCGATCGGCGTGCTCGGGGTGACGCTCAAGGACCAGATCGAGGGGCCGTTCCGCGATCTGCGGATCACCGCGACGATGCTGATCGTGATGGGCATCGTCATCGGCATCGCCGACCGGCTCGCGGCCCGCGACGAGGCGGGCGGGAAGCACCGGGCCGCCAAGGAGCGCAAGACACTGCAGGACCTGAACACCAAGGACGGCCTGCTCTACGGCCTCTGCCAGGCGTTGGCCCTGGTCCCCGGGGTCTCCCGGTCCGGCGCGACCATCAGCGGCGGCCTGTTCATGGGCTACACCCGTGAAGCGGCGGCCCGTTACTCCTTCCTCCTCGCCATGCCGGCCGTACTCGCATCCGGACTCTTCGAGCTCAAGGACGCCAGCGAGGGCGGCCATGTCGACTGGGGCCCGACGGCCTTCGCGACGGTCATCGCCTTCGCGGTCGGGTACGCCGTCATCGCCTGGTTCATGAAGTTCATCTCGCACAAGAGCTTCATGCCGTTCGTCTACTACCGCATCGCGCTCGGCATCCTCATCATCGTGCTGGTGACGACGGGCGCGCTCAGCCCGCACGCGGCGGAGTCGGCGGGCTGA
- a CDS encoding arsenate reductase ArsC, whose amino-acid sequence MSTPAPRPSVLFVCVHNAGRSQMAAAFLTHLAGDKVEVRSAGSAPADTVNPAVVEAMKEVGVDISAETPKVLTVEAVQASDVVITMGCGDTCPVFPGKRYLDWQLDDPAGQGVASVRPIRDEIERRIRGLLVELELGLDR is encoded by the coding sequence ATGAGCACTCCCGCCCCGCGTCCATCCGTACTGTTCGTCTGCGTTCACAACGCAGGGCGGTCGCAGATGGCCGCCGCATTCCTCACCCATCTCGCCGGAGACAAGGTCGAAGTCCGCTCGGCCGGCTCCGCCCCCGCCGACACAGTCAACCCGGCGGTCGTCGAGGCGATGAAGGAAGTCGGCGTCGACATCTCCGCCGAGACTCCGAAGGTCCTGACCGTCGAGGCCGTGCAGGCGTCCGACGTGGTGATCACCATGGGGTGCGGCGACACCTGCCCGGTCTTTCCCGGTAAGCGCTACCTCGACTGGCAGCTCGACGACCCCGCCGGGCAGGGGGTCGCCTCGGTCCGTCCGATCCGCGACGAGATCGAACGGCGCATTCGTGGCTTGCTGGTTGAGCTGGAGCTTGGGCTGGACCGCTGA
- a CDS encoding Gfo/Idh/MocA family protein, whose amino-acid sequence MPTPSNDTSPETSPNRPAAPFDGRRIRAAVIGTGAIARGSHVPALARLAEEGETEIVAAVDIAEDAVREFCAEVGIPHAYTDLDRMLEEQRPDLVVICTPPTLHRDQTVAALRAGAWVWCEKPPVPTLADFDAVEAEEGLGGGPYAAIVFQHRFGSGARHVKRLIAEQAMGRPLVAHCQTTWYRNAAYYAVPWRGRWETEGGGPAMGHGIHQMDLLLDLMGPWSEVRAMAGRLVHDVETEDVSTALVRFENGALATVVNSVLSPDEVSRIRIDCERATVELTHLYGHSNDNWRITPVPEAPDADVAAWRDFGADVPSSHLEQLRDLVASMRAGERPRSSGADGRTSLELITALYKSAFTDTTVRAGEIGPGDPYYTALHGGAAGWAPAGSQASEVSEVSQGVSA is encoded by the coding sequence ATGCCCACACCCAGCAACGACACCAGCCCCGAGACCTCCCCGAACCGCCCCGCGGCCCCGTTCGACGGCCGTCGTATCAGGGCTGCTGTCATCGGTACGGGCGCCATCGCGCGCGGGAGTCATGTCCCCGCGCTCGCCCGACTCGCCGAAGAAGGGGAGACGGAGATCGTCGCCGCGGTCGACATCGCCGAGGACGCGGTTCGGGAGTTCTGCGCGGAGGTGGGCATCCCGCACGCGTACACCGACCTCGACCGCATGTTGGAGGAGCAGCGGCCGGATCTGGTCGTCATCTGTACGCCGCCGACGCTGCACCGCGACCAGACCGTGGCGGCGTTGCGGGCCGGAGCGTGGGTGTGGTGCGAGAAGCCGCCGGTCCCGACACTCGCCGACTTCGACGCCGTCGAGGCGGAGGAGGGGCTCGGTGGGGGCCCGTACGCGGCGATCGTCTTCCAGCACCGTTTCGGGTCCGGCGCACGCCATGTGAAGCGCCTGATCGCCGAGCAGGCCATGGGGCGTCCGCTCGTCGCGCACTGCCAGACGACCTGGTACCGCAATGCCGCCTACTACGCCGTCCCCTGGCGCGGACGCTGGGAGACCGAGGGCGGCGGGCCCGCGATGGGGCACGGCATCCATCAGATGGATCTGCTGCTGGATCTGATGGGGCCGTGGAGCGAGGTGCGCGCCATGGCCGGAAGGCTCGTGCACGACGTGGAGACGGAGGACGTGTCGACCGCTCTCGTCCGCTTCGAGAACGGCGCGCTGGCGACCGTCGTCAACAGTGTCCTGAGCCCGGACGAGGTCAGCCGTATCCGCATCGACTGCGAACGCGCCACCGTCGAGCTCACGCACCTGTACGGGCACAGCAACGACAACTGGCGCATCACCCCGGTTCCGGAAGCGCCGGACGCGGACGTGGCGGCCTGGCGGGACTTCGGTGCGGACGTGCCGAGTTCGCACCTTGAGCAGCTGCGGGACCTGGTGGCGAGCATGCGTGCGGGCGAGCGGCCGCGCAGCAGCGGCGCCGACGGACGCACCAGCCTGGAACTGATCACCGCGCTGTACAAGTCGGCGTTCACGGACACGACCGTCCGTGCCGGGGAGATCGGTCCGGGGGATCCGTACTACACGGCTCTGCACGGGGGTGCGGCGGGCTGGGCGCCCGCGGGTTCCCAGGCGTCCGAGGTGTCTGAGGTGTCTCAGGGGGTGTCGGCATGA
- a CDS encoding SDR family NAD(P)-dependent oxidoreductase, producing MARSVTVVTGGGRGIGAATCTRLAADGHDIALGYVSDGAAAEWTATAVRGAGARCVTVRMDISDEADVERLFDMAADRLGPVTGLVNNAGVTGPPGRLADADPADLRRVVEVNLLGTLLCSRRAARSMAAWGSGVIVNVSSAAATLGSPGEFVHYAASKAAVDTLTIGLAKELGPDGIRVNAVAPGMVDTEMHAAMGDPGRADRAVSAIPLRRVGQAEEIAAAIAWLMSPDASYTTGAVLRVSGGR from the coding sequence ATGGCACGTTCTGTCACGGTGGTCACGGGCGGTGGTCGGGGGATCGGTGCCGCGACCTGTACGCGCCTCGCCGCGGACGGGCACGACATCGCGTTGGGATACGTCAGCGACGGCGCCGCCGCCGAATGGACCGCCACCGCCGTCCGGGGGGCCGGGGCGCGCTGTGTCACGGTCCGTATGGACATCTCCGACGAGGCCGATGTGGAGCGGTTGTTCGACATGGCGGCGGACCGGCTGGGGCCGGTGACGGGGCTGGTGAACAACGCCGGGGTGACCGGCCCGCCCGGCAGGCTCGCGGACGCCGACCCCGCAGATCTGCGGCGGGTGGTGGAGGTCAACCTCCTGGGCACGCTGCTGTGTTCGCGCCGCGCGGCCCGTTCGATGGCGGCCTGGGGGAGCGGAGTCATAGTGAACGTCTCGTCGGCGGCCGCCACCCTCGGGAGTCCCGGGGAGTTCGTCCACTACGCGGCCAGCAAGGCGGCTGTCGACACACTGACCATCGGCCTCGCCAAGGAACTCGGCCCCGACGGCATCCGCGTCAACGCGGTCGCGCCGGGGATGGTCGACACCGAGATGCACGCGGCGATGGGTGACCCGGGCCGGGCCGATCGCGCCGTGTCCGCCATTCCGCTCCGCAGAGTCGGCCAGGCCGAGGAAATCGCCGCCGCCATCGCCTGGTTGATGTCACCCGATGCCTCTTACACGACGGGGGCGGTGCTGCGGGTGTCCGGAGGGCGGTGA
- a CDS encoding TVP38/TMEM64 family protein: MLDATNRSGGTATATPPAAASELAAAPEFAIAAETAIAAPTGPAVAPTSLAARCTRALLSPWSRLSLLVVLLAGAASSVLLFEPQRLLSDGWPPQLNGAAAVVAFAAAYGLVTVAFVPRPLLSLAAGALFGSQLGLAAAIGGTVLGGGLAFGLGRLLGQDALRPLLRARWLKAADGQLSRHGFRSMMAARLFPGIPFWAANYCAAVSRMGWLPFLLATALGTIPNTAAYVVAGAQASAPTSPAFLIAMAFIAVPTLVGIVVAWRKRHHLRGH, encoded by the coding sequence ATGCTCGATGCCACCAACCGCTCTGGGGGCACCGCCACGGCCACTCCCCCGGCCGCCGCTTCGGAGCTCGCCGCCGCGCCGGAGTTCGCCATCGCCGCGGAGACCGCCATCGCCGCACCAACAGGTCCGGCCGTCGCGCCCACCAGCCTTGCCGCCCGCTGCACACGAGCCCTGCTGTCGCCCTGGTCGCGGCTCTCCCTGCTCGTGGTGCTGCTCGCGGGGGCCGCGTCCAGCGTGCTGCTGTTCGAACCGCAGCGGCTGCTCTCCGACGGCTGGCCGCCGCAGCTCAACGGTGCCGCGGCGGTCGTCGCCTTCGCGGCGGCGTACGGGCTTGTCACGGTCGCGTTCGTGCCCCGGCCGCTTCTCAGCCTCGCCGCGGGCGCCCTCTTCGGCTCCCAGCTGGGCCTCGCCGCCGCCATTGGAGGCACGGTGCTCGGCGGCGGACTGGCCTTCGGGCTCGGTCGGCTGCTCGGGCAGGACGCGCTGCGACCGCTCCTTCGCGCCCGTTGGCTCAAGGCGGCGGACGGGCAGCTCAGCCGCCACGGCTTCCGCTCGATGATGGCGGCCCGGCTGTTCCCCGGCATCCCGTTCTGGGCCGCCAACTACTGCGCGGCCGTCTCCCGCATGGGCTGGCTGCCGTTCCTCCTCGCGACGGCGCTCGGCACGATCCCGAACACCGCCGCGTACGTCGTCGCAGGTGCCCAGGCCTCGGCGCCGACTTCGCCCGCCTTCCTGATCGCGATGGCCTTCATCGCCGTACCGACCCTCGTCGGGATTGTGGTGGCCTGGCGCAAGCGGCACCACCTGCGCGGCCACTGA
- the tuf gene encoding elongation factor Tu, which yields MPKTAYVRTKPHLNIGTMGHVDHGKTTLTAAITKVLAERGSGTFVPFDRIDRAPEEAARGITINIAHVEYETDTRHYAHVDMPGHADYIKNMVTGAAQLDGAILVVSALDGIMPQTAEHVLLARQVGVDHIVVALNKADAGDEELTDLVELEVRELLSAHGYGGDSVPVVRVSGLKALEGDPRWAAAIDALLDAVDTYVPIPERYLDAPFLLPVENVLTITGRGTVVTGAVERGTIRVGDRVEVLGATVDTVVTGLETFGKPMEEAQAGDNVALLLRGVPRDAVRRGHIVAAPGSVVPSRRFSAQVYVLSAREGGRTTPVSTGYRPQFYIRTADVVGDVDLGEIAVARPGDTVTMAVELGRDVPLEPGLGFAIREGGRTVGAGTVTSVG from the coding sequence ATGCCCAAGACGGCTTACGTGCGCACCAAGCCGCACCTGAACATCGGCACCATGGGTCACGTCGACCACGGCAAGACCACCCTGACCGCCGCCATCACCAAGGTTCTCGCCGAGCGCGGCTCCGGCACCTTCGTTCCGTTCGACCGGATCGACCGGGCGCCGGAGGAGGCCGCGCGCGGCATCACCATCAACATCGCGCACGTCGAGTACGAGACCGACACCCGGCACTACGCGCACGTCGACATGCCGGGCCACGCCGACTACATCAAGAACATGGTCACGGGCGCGGCCCAGCTCGACGGGGCGATCCTCGTCGTCTCCGCGCTCGACGGGATCATGCCGCAGACTGCCGAGCACGTGCTGCTCGCCCGGCAGGTGGGCGTCGACCACATCGTCGTTGCCCTCAACAAGGCCGACGCGGGCGACGAGGAGCTCACCGACCTCGTGGAGCTGGAGGTCCGCGAGCTGCTCTCCGCGCACGGGTACGGGGGCGACTCCGTACCGGTCGTACGGGTGTCTGGTCTCAAGGCCCTTGAGGGGGACCCCCGTTGGGCGGCGGCGATCGACGCGCTGCTCGACGCGGTGGACACGTATGTGCCCATTCCGGAGCGGTACCTGGACGCGCCGTTCCTGCTGCCGGTCGAGAACGTGCTCACGATCACCGGGCGCGGGACGGTCGTCACCGGGGCGGTCGAGCGAGGCACGATCCGGGTCGGCGACCGTGTCGAAGTGCTCGGCGCCACCGTCGACACGGTGGTCACCGGCCTTGAGACCTTCGGCAAGCCGATGGAGGAGGCGCAGGCCGGGGACAACGTGGCGCTGCTGCTGCGTGGGGTGCCCCGCGACGCGGTTCGGCGCGGGCACATCGTCGCCGCGCCCGGCAGTGTCGTACCCAGCCGCCGGTTCTCGGCGCAGGTGTACGTCCTGTCGGCGCGGGAGGGCGGACGTACGACGCCTGTGTCCACCGGGTACCGGCCGCAGTTCTACATCCGTACCGCGGATGTGGTCGGCGACGTCGACCTCGGTGAGATCGCCGTTGCCCGGCCCGGTGACACCGTCACGATGGCGGTGGAGCTCGGGCGGGATGTTCCGCTGGAGCCCGGTCTGGGGTTCGCGATCCGTGAAGGGGGTCGGACTGTGGGGGCGGGGACGGTGACGTCGGTCGGCTGA
- a CDS encoding carboxymuconolactone decarboxylase family protein has translation MKQRIDGVTPPYEPETDRALHRWMPPGVTREPLMLFKVLERHPELASRMRALGAGLLVHGRLGDADRELVIARVAARSGCAYEWGVHMAAYAETAGLCEEQVTLTATGEADDPAWSARQTALLRAVDELHATSQVSDAAWSGLREHFDESEVLELLVLAGWYRTIAYVANGVRIEGEPWALALPGS, from the coding sequence ATGAAGCAGCGCATCGACGGCGTCACGCCGCCCTACGAGCCCGAGACCGACCGCGCGTTGCACAGGTGGATGCCGCCCGGCGTCACCCGTGAACCCCTGATGCTCTTCAAGGTCCTGGAACGCCACCCCGAACTGGCCTCGCGCATGCGGGCGTTGGGTGCGGGCCTCCTCGTCCACGGCCGGCTCGGCGACGCCGACCGCGAACTCGTGATCGCCCGCGTCGCCGCCCGCTCCGGATGCGCGTACGAGTGGGGCGTCCATATGGCGGCGTACGCCGAAACGGCCGGACTCTGCGAGGAGCAGGTCACCCTCACCGCGACCGGCGAAGCCGACGACCCCGCGTGGTCCGCCCGGCAGACGGCCCTGCTGCGTGCCGTGGACGAACTCCACGCCACCTCGCAGGTGAGCGACGCGGCGTGGAGTGGGTTGCGGGAGCATTTCGACGAAAGCGAAGTCCTGGAGCTGCTGGTCCTCGCGGGCTGGTACCGGACGATCGCGTACGTCGCGAACGGAGTGCGGATCGAGGGGGAACCCTGGGCGCTCGCCCTGCCGGGGAGTTGA